The Xanthomonas indica genome has a segment encoding these proteins:
- a CDS encoding ferredoxin--NADP reductase: MSSAFGPETVLDVRHWTEDYFSFTTTRNDGFRFDNGQFVMIGLETETRPLLRAYSIASANWEEQLEFFSIKVPDGPLTSRLQHIKPGDSVLVGKKPTGTLLISDLHPGRHLYLLGTGTGLAPWLSVIKDPETYERFDKVILTHGVRFEKDLAYRDYFEKELPQHEFLGETIREKLLYYPAVTREDFRNRGRLTELLESGEMQRTLGLPPLNPEHDRAMICGSPQMLADLRHTLDARGFVASPRIGSPGHYVFERAFVEK, from the coding sequence ATGTCTTCCGCTTTTGGCCCCGAAACGGTGCTCGATGTCCGCCACTGGACCGAGGACTACTTCAGCTTCACCACCACCCGCAACGACGGCTTCCGTTTCGACAACGGCCAGTTCGTGATGATCGGCCTGGAGACGGAGACGCGGCCGCTGCTGCGCGCCTATTCCATCGCCAGCGCCAACTGGGAAGAGCAACTGGAGTTCTTCAGCATCAAGGTGCCGGACGGCCCGCTGACCTCGCGCCTGCAGCACATCAAGCCCGGCGACTCGGTGCTGGTCGGCAAGAAGCCCACCGGCACCCTGCTGATCAGCGACCTGCACCCGGGCCGCCACCTGTACCTGCTGGGCACCGGCACCGGCCTGGCGCCGTGGCTGTCGGTGATCAAGGATCCGGAAACCTACGAGCGCTTCGACAAGGTGATCCTCACCCATGGCGTGCGCTTCGAGAAGGACCTGGCCTACCGCGACTATTTCGAGAAGGAACTGCCGCAGCACGAGTTCCTGGGCGAGACCATCCGCGAGAAGCTGCTGTACTACCCGGCGGTGACCCGCGAGGACTTCCGCAACCGCGGCCGCCTCACCGAATTGCTCGAGAGCGGCGAGATGCAGCGCACCCTGGGCCTGCCGCCGCTGAATCCGGAACATGACCGCGCGATGATCTGCGGCAGTCCGCAGATGCTGGCCGACCTGCGCCACACCCTGGACGCCCGCGGCTTCGTCGCCTCGCCGCGCATCGGTTCGCCGGGGCATTACGTGTTCGAGCGCGCGTTCGTCGAGAAGTGA
- a CDS encoding glutathione peroxidase has product MDTPTTAYAFTATTLDGQAQPLAEYAGKVLLIVNVASKCGFTPQYAGLQALWQRYRDRGLVVLGFPCDQFGHQEPGDAAEIRQFCSLSYDIDFPMFAKVQVNGDGAHPLWRWLKQQKSGLLGIAAIKWNFSKFLVGRDGQVLARYAPTDKPEALADAIERALG; this is encoded by the coding sequence ATGGATACGCCGACCACCGCCTACGCCTTCACCGCGACCACGCTGGATGGACAGGCGCAGCCGCTCGCCGAGTACGCCGGCAAGGTGCTGCTGATCGTCAACGTCGCCTCCAAGTGTGGCTTCACGCCGCAGTACGCCGGGTTGCAGGCGCTGTGGCAGCGCTATCGCGATCGCGGCTTGGTGGTGCTGGGCTTTCCCTGCGATCAGTTCGGCCATCAGGAACCGGGCGATGCCGCGGAAATCCGCCAGTTCTGTTCGCTCAGTTACGACATCGATTTCCCGATGTTCGCCAAGGTGCAGGTCAACGGCGACGGCGCGCATCCGCTGTGGCGCTGGCTCAAGCAGCAGAAATCCGGGCTGCTCGGCATCGCCGCGATCAAGTGGAATTTCAGCAAGTTCCTGGTCGGTCGCGATGGCCAGGTGCTGGCGCGTTATGCGCCGACCGACAAGCCGGAAGCGCTGGCCGACGCTATCGAGCGGGCGCTGGGGTAA
- a CDS encoding M3 family metallopeptidase, producing the protein MTSRLALALAATLGLAMPAYAAPATTPTATTAATQANPFFAESPLPLHYPQFDKIKDSDFAPAFDAGMAQQLKEMQAIADQTAKPTFDNTIVAMEKSGQVLDRATTVFFNLVGADTNDTRKTLQAEYAGKLAAHRDAIALNPKLFARIQTLYDTRNQLGLDAEGVRLIEKYHSDFVRDGAKLGDADKAKLKAMNAELAELGTKFSQNVLAEVNAAAVVVDDVKQLDGLSDAQIAAAAEAAKARKLDGKYVIALLNTTGQPPLAQLKDRALRQKIYEASVSRGSHGGPYDNTALVSRIMTLRADRAKLLGYPNHATYSLETQTAKTPEAVNAMLGKLAPAAVANAKREAADLQAMIDQEQKAAGKPSFKLEAWDWAYYTEKVRQAKYDFDESQLKPYFELKNVLENGVFYAANQEYGLTFKQRTDLPTYRDDVLVYDVFDADGSQLAIFIADMYARESKRGGAWMSSYVSQSALTGDKPVVANHLNIPKPPAGQPTLLTWDEVTTAFHEFGHALHGMFSNVKYPYFSGTSVPRDFVEFPSQVNEMWADDPAILKHYAKHYQSGAPMPQALLDKVVATAKFNQGFATTEYLGAAMLDQRWHQLSPGQVPPASGVMDFEAKALAADGIAYAPVPPRYRTPYFSHIMGGYAAGYYAYIWSEVLDANTQQWFKQHGGLSRANGDRFRKTLLSRGGSVDAMQLFQDFAGHAPQIEPLLEKRGLNAAPATTPSAR; encoded by the coding sequence ATGACCTCTCGCCTCGCCCTTGCCCTCGCCGCCACGCTCGGACTCGCCATGCCCGCCTACGCCGCTCCGGCCACCACGCCCACCGCCACCACCGCGGCCACGCAGGCCAACCCGTTCTTCGCCGAAAGCCCGCTGCCGCTGCACTACCCGCAGTTCGACAAGATCAAGGACAGCGATTTCGCGCCTGCGTTCGACGCCGGCATGGCGCAGCAGCTGAAGGAAATGCAGGCCATCGCCGATCAGACCGCCAAGCCGACCTTCGACAACACCATCGTGGCGATGGAGAAGAGCGGGCAGGTGCTGGATCGCGCCACCACCGTGTTCTTCAACCTGGTCGGTGCCGACACCAACGACACGCGCAAGACACTGCAGGCCGAGTACGCCGGCAAGCTGGCCGCGCACCGCGATGCGATCGCGCTCAATCCCAAGCTGTTCGCGCGCATCCAGACGCTGTACGACACCCGCAACCAGCTCGGCCTGGACGCGGAAGGCGTGCGCCTGATCGAGAAGTACCACAGCGACTTCGTCCGCGACGGCGCCAAGCTCGGCGACGCCGACAAGGCCAAGCTCAAGGCGATGAACGCCGAACTGGCCGAGCTGGGCACCAAGTTCAGCCAGAACGTGCTGGCCGAAGTGAACGCCGCGGCGGTGGTGGTGGACGACGTCAAGCAGCTCGACGGCTTGTCCGACGCGCAGATCGCCGCGGCCGCCGAAGCGGCCAAGGCGCGCAAGCTCGACGGCAAGTACGTGATCGCCCTGCTCAACACCACTGGCCAGCCGCCGCTGGCCCAGCTCAAGGATCGCGCCCTGCGGCAGAAGATCTACGAGGCCTCGGTGTCGCGCGGCAGCCACGGCGGCCCGTACGACAACACCGCGCTGGTATCGCGGATCATGACCCTGCGGGCCGACCGCGCCAAGCTGCTCGGCTACCCGAACCACGCCACCTACTCGCTGGAAACCCAGACCGCCAAGACCCCCGAAGCGGTCAACGCCATGCTCGGCAAGCTGGCGCCGGCCGCGGTGGCCAACGCCAAGCGCGAGGCCGCCGACCTGCAGGCGATGATCGACCAGGAGCAGAAGGCCGCCGGCAAGCCGAGCTTCAAGCTCGAAGCCTGGGACTGGGCCTACTACACCGAGAAGGTGCGCCAGGCCAAGTACGACTTCGACGAGTCCCAGCTCAAGCCCTACTTCGAACTGAAGAACGTGCTGGAAAACGGCGTGTTCTACGCCGCCAACCAGGAGTACGGGCTGACCTTCAAGCAGCGTACCGACCTGCCGACCTACCGCGACGACGTGCTGGTCTACGACGTGTTCGACGCCGACGGCAGCCAGTTGGCGATCTTCATCGCCGACATGTACGCGCGTGAATCCAAGCGCGGCGGTGCCTGGATGAGCTCCTACGTGTCGCAGTCGGCGCTGACCGGCGACAAGCCGGTGGTCGCCAACCACCTCAACATCCCCAAGCCGCCGGCCGGGCAACCGACCCTGCTGACCTGGGACGAGGTCACCACCGCGTTCCACGAGTTCGGCCATGCGCTGCACGGCATGTTCTCGAACGTGAAGTACCCCTACTTCTCCGGCACCAGCGTGCCGCGCGACTTCGTCGAGTTCCCCTCGCAGGTCAACGAGATGTGGGCCGACGATCCGGCCATCCTCAAGCACTACGCCAAGCACTACCAGAGCGGCGCGCCGATGCCGCAGGCGCTGCTGGACAAGGTGGTGGCCACCGCCAAGTTCAACCAGGGCTTCGCCACCACCGAGTACCTGGGCGCGGCCATGCTGGATCAGCGCTGGCACCAGCTCAGCCCCGGTCAGGTGCCGCCGGCGTCGGGCGTGATGGACTTCGAGGCCAAGGCGCTGGCCGCCGACGGCATCGCCTACGCGCCGGTGCCGCCGCGCTACCGCACGCCTTACTTCAGCCACATCATGGGCGGCTACGCGGCCGGCTACTACGCCTACATCTGGTCCGAGGTGCTGGACGCCAACACCCAGCAGTGGTTCAAGCAGCACGGCGGGCTGAGCCGCGCCAACGGCGACCGCTTCCGCAAGACGCTGCTTTCGCGCGGCGGCAGCGTCGATGCGATGCAGCTGTTCCAGGACTTCGCCGGGCACGCCCCGCAGATCGAGCCCTTGCTGGAGAAGCGCGGCCTCAACGCCGCGCCGGCCACCACGCCCAGCGCCCGCTGA
- a CDS encoding S8 family serine peptidase, which produces MAVAWLAVATPALAQLALPSAGGLVRDVTQGMQGGMNRLGESLQDARGDLERLRLKRLQALLRSDPRGLERDEGGAVVMRGQVVALEPDPAALQAAQTAGFVVLEQRSFGEVGLRLVVLQVPSGLSTRRALQQLRERDPQGDYDYNHVYSGSAATSPAPAAASASAVPTATGAAPGGFVVGLIDSGVDAAHPALAGVQVHAWGCDGQVRAQPHGTAVASLLAGRAVAHGPFARTLYAADIYCGQADGGTVVELVGALAWMAQHQVPVINISLIGGANRALQLAVQRMLARGHVLVAAVGNDGPAAPPLYPAAYPGVIGVTAVDARARVLPEAGRGPQVAFAAVGELIAAAPQGRWQKQRGTSFAAPLVARLAAQALTQPNPQAAAQVRAQLLAQARDLGAPGTDPVYGAGLLGADLALQRAPGG; this is translated from the coding sequence ATGGCCGTGGCATGGCTGGCGGTGGCGACACCGGCGCTGGCGCAGCTGGCGCTGCCGTCGGCCGGCGGGCTGGTGCGGGACGTCACCCAGGGCATGCAGGGCGGCATGAATCGCTTGGGAGAATCGCTGCAGGACGCGCGTGGCGATCTCGAGCGGCTGCGGCTGAAACGCCTGCAGGCGCTGCTGCGCAGCGATCCGCGCGGGCTGGAGCGCGACGAAGGCGGCGCGGTGGTGATGCGCGGGCAGGTGGTGGCGCTGGAACCGGACCCGGCCGCGCTGCAGGCGGCGCAGACGGCCGGCTTCGTGGTGCTGGAGCAACGCAGCTTCGGCGAAGTCGGCCTGCGCCTGGTGGTGCTGCAGGTGCCGTCGGGCCTGTCCACGCGCCGTGCGCTGCAGCAATTGCGCGAGCGCGATCCGCAGGGCGATTACGACTACAACCACGTCTACAGCGGATCGGCGGCGACGTCGCCTGCGCCGGCAGCGGCCAGCGCATCCGCTGTTCCAACGGCCACGGGGGCCGCGCCGGGCGGCTTCGTGGTCGGCTTGATCGACAGCGGCGTGGACGCGGCGCATCCGGCGCTGGCCGGCGTGCAGGTGCACGCCTGGGGCTGCGACGGGCAGGTCCGCGCGCAGCCGCACGGCACGGCGGTCGCTTCGCTGCTGGCCGGACGCGCGGTGGCGCACGGGCCGTTCGCGCGCACGCTGTACGCGGCCGACATCTACTGCGGGCAGGCCGATGGCGGCACCGTGGTCGAGTTGGTCGGGGCGTTGGCCTGGATGGCGCAGCACCAGGTCCCGGTCATCAACATCAGCCTGATCGGCGGCGCCAACCGCGCCCTGCAACTCGCCGTGCAGCGCATGCTCGCGCGCGGGCACGTGCTGGTCGCGGCGGTCGGCAACGACGGCCCGGCGGCACCGCCGCTGTATCCCGCGGCCTATCCTGGCGTCATTGGCGTCACTGCGGTGGATGCACGGGCACGCGTGTTGCCCGAGGCCGGGCGCGGGCCGCAGGTGGCCTTCGCCGCGGTCGGCGAATTGATCGCGGCGGCGCCGCAAGGCCGCTGGCAGAAGCAGCGCGGCACGTCTTTCGCCGCGCCGCTGGTGGCGCGGCTGGCGGCGCAGGCATTGACTCAGCCGAATCCGCAGGCGGCCGCGCAGGTACGCGCGCAGTTGCTGGCGCAGGCGCGCGATCTCGGTGCGCCCGGCACCGATCCGGTGTATGGCGCCGGCCTGCTCGGCGCGGACCTGGCGCTGCAGCGCGCGCCGGGCGGCTGA
- a CDS encoding RNA polymerase sigma factor codes for MEENASAERIPHMQGDPTAAVGDGICTLLPQLRRFARAVAGQREDADDLLQIAIERALRRAAQWRPETPLQYWLYGIIRHAWIDEVRAQRRRRHVFVDAAEGEHVGDTPLERQQDWMAVQTAMAALPEEQRLAIALVLIEGLSYKDAAAVLEIPLGTLTSRLARGREALQASLEATA; via the coding sequence ATGGAAGAAAACGCCTCCGCCGAACGTATCCCCCACATGCAAGGCGATCCCACGGCCGCCGTCGGCGACGGCATCTGCACGCTGCTGCCGCAACTGCGGCGCTTTGCGCGTGCCGTTGCCGGCCAGCGCGAGGATGCCGACGACCTGCTGCAGATCGCGATCGAACGCGCGCTGCGCCGTGCCGCGCAATGGCGGCCGGAGACGCCGCTGCAGTACTGGCTGTACGGCATCATCCGCCACGCCTGGATCGACGAAGTGCGGGCGCAGCGGCGACGGCGACACGTGTTCGTCGATGCCGCCGAGGGCGAACACGTCGGCGACACGCCGCTGGAGCGGCAGCAGGACTGGATGGCGGTGCAGACCGCGATGGCCGCCCTGCCCGAGGAACAGCGCCTGGCGATCGCGCTGGTGCTGATCGAAGGCCTGTCCTACAAGGATGCCGCAGCGGTGCTGGAGATTCCGCTGGGCACACTCACCAGCCGGCTCGCGCGCGGGCGCGAGGCCCTGCAGGCGTCACTGGAGGCGACCGCATGA